From one Zhongshania sp. R06B22 genomic stretch:
- a CDS encoding acetyl-CoA hydrolase/transferase C-terminal domain-containing protein, with protein MSLHQTKLEMVGVDYCVEQIIERLGKDLRVAMPLGLGKPVELIDALYRRASSDPSISLTILTALSLARPRESDPIRGRLLNPVFDRLYAKYSEPLYLQAERKGEMPANIQLCEFYFKAGSRLGHVSAQQNYISSNYTHAARDVVARGCNVVIQLLSQEGEALSMSCNPDTSAEVVARLKQAKRDYVAVGVVHPSLPFMYGDAEIDPAQFDFLALTNSEQHDLFQVPRLPPIPDADYAIGLRASTLIRDGGTLQLGIGAMGDAIVQSVLLRHQRNADYRELLKKFDVDSNSADLVDAIGGRNTFEQGLYGATEMFVEGFLHLFEAGVLRRRVYDFWALQELINLGQCNPLALTPDCLALLAELGVRELRGKDFDTLQYHGFFNDECRYSEGQLFSPQGESCPANMANPDSQKFMAAHCLGSQLRNGKVMHGGFFLGSGEFYRALREMPEAQRRQLAMCGVEKINQLDNNPRLYKSQRQMARFINTGLNVSLNGAVASDTLESGQVLSGVGGQYNFVAMAHQLEGGRSVLMIRATRSQGGKAVSNIVSHYGACTIPRHLRDIIVTEYGVADLRSKTDEEVCIALINIADSRFQAGLLAEAKAAGKLSADHRVPQAFSNNLPHIIKANVAWARAKNMMPAYPFGCDFSEGELEAGISLKALASMTLSQKLSTFIHGGRETDTSRRVLAVLGLQGALNGKERLLKRLLEGVNNKN; from the coding sequence ATGTCCTTACATCAAACAAAACTTGAGATGGTTGGCGTTGATTACTGTGTTGAGCAAATTATCGAGCGCTTAGGAAAAGACTTGCGTGTCGCGATGCCCTTGGGCTTAGGCAAGCCGGTCGAGCTAATAGATGCCTTGTATCGCCGAGCTAGCAGCGATCCCAGTATTTCATTGACGATTTTGACTGCGCTGAGCTTAGCGCGCCCGCGTGAAAGTGACCCCATTCGGGGGCGTTTGCTTAATCCTGTCTTTGATCGACTCTATGCCAAGTACAGTGAGCCGCTGTATCTACAGGCTGAACGCAAGGGCGAGATGCCGGCAAATATTCAGCTTTGCGAGTTTTATTTCAAAGCGGGCAGTCGCCTAGGTCACGTATCTGCGCAGCAAAACTATATCAGTTCAAATTATACCCATGCGGCAAGAGATGTGGTGGCACGAGGCTGCAATGTAGTGATCCAGCTACTTTCGCAGGAAGGCGAGGCTCTCAGTATGAGTTGCAACCCCGACACCTCGGCTGAAGTGGTGGCGCGATTGAAACAAGCCAAACGCGATTATGTTGCGGTTGGGGTTGTGCATCCCAGCTTGCCATTTATGTACGGCGACGCCGAAATTGACCCAGCACAGTTTGATTTTTTAGCGCTAACAAATAGTGAGCAACACGATTTATTTCAAGTGCCTCGCCTGCCCCCGATTCCCGATGCTGATTACGCCATCGGTTTGCGTGCCAGTACCTTAATCAGAGATGGCGGCACCTTGCAGCTGGGTATTGGTGCAATGGGTGACGCAATTGTTCAGTCAGTATTGCTCCGTCATCAACGCAACGCCGACTACCGCGAACTACTAAAGAAATTTGACGTTGATTCGAACAGCGCGGATTTAGTGGATGCCATCGGCGGCCGCAATACTTTTGAGCAAGGATTGTACGGCGCCACTGAAATGTTTGTAGAAGGTTTTCTACATTTATTTGAGGCCGGCGTACTGCGCCGCCGTGTTTATGACTTTTGGGCACTGCAAGAATTAATTAATTTGGGTCAGTGTAATCCCTTAGCGTTGACACCTGACTGCTTAGCTTTGCTGGCAGAATTGGGGGTGCGAGAATTACGGGGTAAAGATTTCGATACCCTGCAGTACCATGGTTTTTTTAATGACGAATGTCGCTATAGCGAGGGCCAGTTATTTTCGCCGCAGGGTGAAAGTTGTCCCGCGAATATGGCAAACCCCGATAGTCAAAAATTTATGGCCGCACATTGTTTAGGTTCGCAATTACGCAATGGCAAGGTGATGCACGGCGGTTTCTTTTTGGGCAGTGGTGAATTCTATCGTGCTTTGCGCGAGATGCCTGAAGCACAGCGTCGGCAGTTGGCTATGTGTGGGGTGGAAAAAATCAATCAGCTAGACAACAACCCACGTTTATATAAATCACAGAGGCAAATGGCCCGCTTTATCAATACCGGCTTGAATGTGAGTCTTAATGGCGCGGTCGCTTCAGATACCTTGGAGAGCGGTCAAGTTCTGTCGGGTGTGGGAGGGCAGTATAATTTTGTGGCTATGGCGCATCAGTTAGAGGGCGGTCGTTCGGTGCTGATGATTCGCGCGACTCGTTCGCAAGGCGGTAAAGCGGTGTCAAATATCGTCAGCCACTACGGTGCATGTACCATTCCACGTCACTTGCGGGACATTATTGTTACTGAATACGGTGTTGCCGATTTGCGCTCTAAAACCGACGAGGAGGTGTGCATCGCATTGATTAATATTGCTGATTCGCGCTTTCAAGCTGGCTTGCTCGCTGAGGCGAAGGCTGCGGGTAAATTGTCTGCTGACCATCGGGTGCCGCAAGCGTTTTCTAATAACTTGCCTCATATTATCAAGGCCAATGTGGCGTGGGCGCGGGCAAAGAATATGATGCCAGCCTACCCTTTTGGCTGTGACTTTAGCGAGGGAGAGTTGGAAGCTGGGATAAGCTTAAAGGCGCTTGCGAGTATGACTTTGAGTCAAAAACTAAGCACCTTTATTCACGGTGGTAGGGAGACAGATACCTCACGTCGGGTGCTGGCAGTATTGGGTTTACAGGGTGCTTTGAATGGAAAAGAGCGCCTGCTAAAGCGTCTATTGGAGGGCGTAAACAATAAAAACTAG
- a CDS encoding acyl-CoA dehydrogenase C-terminal domain-containing protein, producing the protein MTVYKAPVRDINFVINELLDFNAHYQTIPSGAEATPDMIEAITAEAAKFAEEVLAPLNQSGDDQGCQWDDGVVTTPDGFKEAYKLWVEGGWQGLSHPVEYGGQGLPMSMGLIKSELVGTANWSWGMYPGLSLGAMNTLYVHGTEEQKQLYLTKLCEGTWTGTMCLTEAHCGSDLGQMRCKAEPQDDGSYKIDGTKIFISAGEHDFADNIIHIVLARTPGAPEGTKGISLFIVPKFNTSEDGTITDRNGVKCGSIEHKMGIHGNATCVMNFDSATGYMLGKENEGLNAMFTFMNTARIGTAIQGLAASELAYQNALPYALDRYSMRSLSGVKNPEKAADAIIHHPDVRRMLLTAKAFAEGGRAMIYDAAKYSDRMVQADSQEDRDAAENELGFLTPILKAFLTETGLESASNAMQVFGGHGYIKEHGMEQIYRDARIATLYEGTTGIQAMDLIGRKVVLDSFKLYGGFCKKLYKFGFKNLISGKRRGYSAKLIGYTLSWNWHTVKMVARASKNRDAVGAASYDFLMYSGYLSMAYYWAMMAEVAAAKLAEGSSDKDFYEAKLETAEFYFSRLLPRAKGHAACMNSSTDSVMAMPLDRFTTR; encoded by the coding sequence ATGACCGTATATAAAGCTCCAGTGCGCGATATCAACTTCGTCATCAATGAATTACTGGACTTCAACGCCCACTACCAAACTATCCCTTCTGGCGCTGAAGCGACACCAGATATGATAGAAGCCATCACCGCCGAAGCGGCAAAATTTGCCGAAGAAGTTCTGGCTCCGTTAAACCAGTCCGGTGACGACCAAGGTTGTCAGTGGGATGACGGTGTAGTCACCACCCCAGACGGCTTTAAAGAAGCCTACAAATTGTGGGTTGAAGGCGGCTGGCAAGGCCTGTCACACCCTGTTGAATACGGCGGCCAAGGCCTGCCCATGTCGATGGGTCTGATCAAATCTGAATTAGTTGGCACCGCTAACTGGTCCTGGGGTATGTACCCCGGTCTCAGCCTGGGCGCAATGAACACGCTGTACGTGCACGGCACGGAAGAGCAAAAGCAACTGTATCTAACTAAGTTATGTGAAGGCACGTGGACTGGCACCATGTGTTTGACCGAAGCTCACTGTGGATCAGACCTAGGCCAAATGCGCTGTAAAGCCGAGCCCCAAGACGACGGTAGCTACAAGATTGATGGCACCAAAATCTTTATCTCTGCCGGTGAACATGACTTCGCAGACAACATTATTCATATTGTACTTGCCCGTACCCCAGGCGCACCCGAAGGCACCAAAGGGATCTCACTTTTCATTGTCCCTAAGTTTAACACCAGCGAAGACGGCACCATCACCGACCGCAATGGTGTGAAGTGCGGCAGCATTGAACACAAAATGGGTATTCACGGTAACGCTACCTGCGTTATGAACTTCGACTCAGCAACCGGCTATATGCTCGGCAAAGAGAACGAAGGTCTGAATGCAATGTTTACCTTCATGAACACCGCACGTATCGGTACCGCAATTCAAGGCTTGGCGGCCTCAGAACTTGCTTACCAAAATGCCCTTCCTTATGCGCTAGATCGCTACTCGATGCGCTCTTTGTCTGGTGTTAAAAACCCAGAAAAAGCAGCCGATGCGATTATTCATCACCCCGATGTACGTCGTATGCTGCTGACAGCGAAAGCCTTTGCCGAAGGTGGCCGCGCCATGATTTATGATGCAGCTAAATATTCTGACCGCATGGTACAAGCAGATTCTCAAGAAGATCGCGATGCAGCAGAAAACGAACTGGGCTTCTTAACTCCGATTTTAAAAGCGTTCCTAACCGAAACCGGTCTTGAGTCTGCCAGCAACGCCATGCAGGTATTTGGTGGTCACGGCTACATTAAAGAACACGGCATGGAACAGATTTACCGCGACGCCCGTATTGCCACCTTGTACGAAGGCACCACTGGTATTCAAGCCATGGATCTTATCGGTCGCAAAGTAGTGCTAGACAGCTTTAAACTCTACGGCGGCTTCTGTAAAAAGCTTTATAAATTTGGCTTTAAGAATTTAATCAGCGGCAAGCGTCGCGGTTACTCAGCCAAATTAATCGGCTATACACTGTCGTGGAACTGGCACACAGTTAAAATGGTTGCACGCGCCTCAAAGAATCGCGATGCCGTTGGCGCTGCGTCTTACGACTTTTTGATGTATAGCGGTTACCTTTCTATGGCCTACTACTGGGCGATGATGGCCGAAGTGGCCGCTGCGAAATTAGCAGAAGGTAGCAGTGATAAAGACTTTTACGAAGCGAAGTTAGAAACTGCAGAGTTTTACTTCTCGCGCTTACTACCGCGCGCTAAAGGTCACGCTGCCTGCATGAATAGCAGCACTGACAGCGTTATGGCGATGCCACTGGATCGTTTCACTACGCGCTAA
- a CDS encoding enoyl-CoA hydratase/isomerase family protein, with protein sequence MQVDYTVCFERHPLPAGGYLAQLTLNAPRRVNALTLEMVTLLFKLLLEIRDDPEAVAVFLDGAGERGFCVGADARRIRESALANPGGAAVEADSFFAYEYAAAHLIHRFPKPVICWGSGIVMGAGLGLMVGGSHRIVTSSSALAMPEISIGLFPNVGASWFLGQMPGSTGIFTALTGAHLSSADALYAGLADYCLSDESKAEVLRKIINIDWCDDAQWNAEHLTECLTDIEVEQGVVLSQASLKDHRPWIDKVCGLATPAAVEKEICRYRGNSEWLQRAAQGLTRGASSTAKLIFRQLELSRNLSLADVFKMELVLSSNRVRDPEFAEGVRAHLIDRDRDPRWCYKSIAEVPELEIDALFTSPWQQNPLDELFSR encoded by the coding sequence ATGCAAGTTGATTACACTGTGTGTTTTGAAAGACATCCTTTGCCCGCAGGGGGCTATTTGGCGCAGCTTACACTCAATGCACCTCGGCGTGTGAACGCCCTGACGCTTGAAATGGTAACGCTGCTCTTTAAGTTGCTACTTGAAATTCGCGACGACCCCGAGGCTGTAGCGGTATTTTTGGACGGCGCTGGCGAGCGCGGCTTTTGTGTGGGTGCGGATGCTCGGCGAATACGTGAATCTGCCCTTGCTAATCCCGGTGGCGCGGCAGTGGAAGCAGATTCCTTCTTTGCTTATGAATACGCGGCAGCACATTTAATACACCGTTTTCCCAAGCCGGTGATTTGCTGGGGAAGTGGCATTGTGATGGGAGCGGGTCTGGGTTTGATGGTTGGCGGCAGCCATCGCATTGTCACCAGCAGCAGCGCGCTGGCAATGCCTGAAATTAGCATTGGGCTATTTCCCAATGTCGGCGCGAGTTGGTTTTTGGGACAAATGCCTGGTTCAACAGGGATATTCACGGCCTTAACCGGCGCGCATCTGTCTTCGGCAGACGCCTTATACGCAGGCTTGGCAGATTATTGTTTATCCGATGAAAGTAAGGCCGAGGTACTGCGCAAGATTATCAATATAGATTGGTGTGATGATGCTCAGTGGAATGCAGAGCATTTAACGGAGTGTCTTACCGATATCGAAGTAGAGCAGGGTGTGGTGCTGTCACAAGCGTCATTGAAGGACCATCGTCCTTGGATTGATAAGGTGTGCGGGCTGGCGACCCCCGCGGCGGTAGAAAAAGAGATTTGTCGCTACCGAGGCAATAGCGAGTGGCTGCAGCGCGCAGCGCAGGGATTGACGCGGGGGGCATCGAGCACCGCTAAGTTGATTTTTCGACAGTTGGAGCTTAGCCGCAATTTGAGCCTGGCTGATGTCTTTAAGATGGAGTTGGTGTTGTCGTCAAATCGGGTGCGCGACCCAGAGTTTGCCGAGGGTGTGCGCGCCCACTTAATTGACCGTGATCGAGATCCACGCTGGTGTTACAAAAGCATTGCTGAGGTGCCAGAGTTAGAAATTGATGCCTTGTTTACGTCGCCGTGGCAGCAAAATCCGCTGGATGAGTTATTTTCGCGTTAG
- a CDS encoding lipid-transfer protein, translating into MSQDIAVLGVGMHPWGKWGRNFSEYGVHAAREALKDAGIPWQDVQFVSGAATMRCGYPGYVAGATIAQALGWQGAQVNTSYAACASGSQALAAARAKILSGECEVALVVGADTTPKGFLAPAKGYRPEDPDWLRFYLGITNPTYFAMYARRRMDLYGDTEDDFGLVKIKNSENGFTNPNARYKKKFTMEDIKNSAMVADPLRLLQICATSDGGAAMIVSSMDYAKRIGKANAVRVAAVSTVTPTFASSVVEMPDIATDSAAAAGVEAHSFRAALPKKAYEQAGIGPEDVSLAEVYDLSSALELDWYEDLMLCPRGEAAQLVREGVTKLGGRLPVNSSGGLACFGEAVPAQALAQICELTWQLRGQAGDRQVPNAKVGITANQGLFGHGSSVILKK; encoded by the coding sequence ATGAGTCAAGATATTGCAGTACTGGGCGTCGGCATGCACCCATGGGGTAAATGGGGCCGCAACTTTAGCGAATACGGCGTACATGCAGCTCGCGAAGCACTTAAAGACGCCGGTATACCCTGGCAAGATGTGCAATTTGTGTCTGGCGCGGCAACCATGCGTTGCGGCTATCCAGGCTATGTTGCGGGTGCGACTATTGCCCAGGCATTAGGCTGGCAAGGCGCGCAAGTGAATACCTCTTACGCAGCCTGCGCATCAGGCTCGCAAGCCTTAGCAGCGGCAAGAGCAAAAATCCTGTCGGGCGAATGTGAAGTTGCCTTAGTCGTCGGCGCAGACACCACCCCAAAGGGCTTTTTAGCCCCAGCTAAGGGCTATCGTCCGGAAGACCCAGATTGGTTACGCTTCTATTTAGGTATTACCAATCCAACTTACTTCGCCATGTATGCCCGCCGCCGCATGGATCTATACGGCGATACGGAAGACGATTTTGGACTAGTGAAAATTAAAAATAGCGAAAACGGGTTTACTAACCCCAACGCTCGCTACAAGAAAAAATTCACTATGGAAGACATTAAAAATTCCGCCATGGTTGCCGACCCCTTGCGTCTGCTGCAAATTTGCGCGACCTCCGACGGCGGCGCAGCAATGATTGTATCGAGTATGGATTACGCCAAACGTATCGGCAAAGCCAATGCCGTTAGGGTCGCCGCGGTATCAACCGTCACCCCTACTTTCGCCAGCTCAGTGGTTGAAATGCCAGACATCGCCACCGATTCGGCGGCAGCCGCAGGTGTTGAAGCGCATAGCTTTCGCGCCGCACTGCCGAAAAAAGCCTACGAACAAGCCGGCATTGGACCTGAAGATGTCAGCCTCGCCGAGGTTTACGATCTGTCATCGGCGCTGGAATTAGACTGGTACGAAGACCTGATGCTATGCCCACGCGGCGAAGCCGCCCAACTGGTTCGCGAAGGCGTCACCAAACTCGGCGGTCGCTTACCGGTAAATAGCTCCGGCGGTCTAGCCTGCTTTGGCGAAGCCGTACCCGCACAGGCCTTGGCGCAAATCTGCGAATTAACATGGCAGTTGCGTGGTCAAGCAGGCGATCGGCAAGTGCCCAATGCCAAGGTGGGCATTACCGCCAATCAGGGCCTCTTCGGCCACGGTTCCTCGGTTATCCTCAAGAAGTAA
- a CDS encoding Zn-ribbon domain-containing OB-fold protein gives MSNKPVQAAIEGWFTLNTDTPHLIGACCDQCGTYYFPKTLSYCKNPACDSTAFSEVELSRQGKIWSYTNACYKPPEPFIADEPFVPYTIAAVELEKEQMIILGQVVKGVDVDQLKVGQTAELVLETLHEDDDAIKVTWKWQPQR, from the coding sequence ATGAGTAATAAACCCGTGCAGGCCGCCATAGAAGGCTGGTTCACACTCAACACGGACACCCCGCACCTTATTGGCGCCTGCTGCGACCAATGCGGCACATACTATTTCCCCAAAACACTTAGCTACTGTAAGAATCCGGCCTGCGATAGCACCGCATTTAGCGAGGTCGAGCTCAGCCGGCAAGGCAAAATTTGGTCTTATACCAACGCTTGCTACAAGCCGCCTGAACCCTTTATTGCCGATGAGCCCTTTGTGCCATACACCATTGCGGCAGTTGAATTGGAAAAAGAACAAATGATCATTCTTGGTCAGGTTGTAAAAGGCGTGGATGTTGATCAATTAAAAGTGGGGCAAACCGCAGAGCTAGTGCTTGAAACCCTGCACGAAGATGACGATGCCATCAAAGTCACCTGGAAATGGCAGCCACAGCGCTAA
- a CDS encoding acyl-CoA dehydrogenase family protein produces the protein MKVEFTAAQDALRKELRTYFENLMTPDLKAECDEAMGEGGGPLWREALKKMGKDGWIGVGWPKELGGRGMSPIEQFIFVEEVMRAGYPFPFLTTESVGPQLAEHGNERQKREIVPKILAGECLIAIGYSEAGAGTDLASLKTSAVKDGDGWLINGQKMWTSLAHFCDYVWLACRTDPDAAKPHKGISMFMVPTSDPGWSCSPVITLGEVRTNATFYDNIRVADDAMVGELHGGWKLITSQLNRERLSLVNFGPTAEMFNNIVRWAQKLDTADGGKLIDEPWVQINLAKVRAGVEALKLVCYKQAWAMTEGNLEMADASAAKVYGSEFFIEVYRLLGEVIGEASLISRRTDGANPIAARIERLYRTASIITFGGGTNEIQRDIISAAGLWMPRASR, from the coding sequence ATGAAAGTTGAGTTTACCGCAGCGCAGGATGCCTTGCGCAAAGAACTGCGGACCTATTTTGAAAACCTGATGACCCCAGACCTGAAGGCGGAGTGCGACGAAGCCATGGGCGAGGGCGGTGGTCCGCTATGGCGTGAAGCCCTGAAAAAAATGGGCAAGGACGGCTGGATTGGGGTTGGCTGGCCCAAGGAGCTGGGTGGTCGTGGCATGAGTCCCATCGAACAATTCATCTTTGTCGAGGAAGTCATGCGGGCAGGCTATCCCTTTCCGTTTCTTACTACTGAGTCGGTGGGGCCTCAGTTGGCCGAGCATGGCAATGAGCGTCAGAAGCGTGAGATTGTGCCGAAAATACTGGCCGGTGAATGTTTGATCGCCATCGGCTATTCAGAAGCGGGTGCGGGTACTGACCTCGCCAGTCTTAAAACTAGCGCAGTGAAAGATGGCGATGGCTGGCTGATTAATGGCCAGAAAATGTGGACTAGCTTGGCGCATTTTTGCGACTACGTTTGGCTGGCCTGCCGCACAGATCCTGACGCCGCTAAACCCCATAAAGGCATTTCTATGTTTATGGTGCCGACTAGCGATCCAGGTTGGAGTTGCAGCCCGGTTATTACCCTAGGCGAAGTGCGAACCAATGCGACCTTCTACGACAATATTCGGGTTGCCGACGACGCCATGGTTGGTGAACTCCACGGCGGTTGGAAGCTCATTACCAGTCAGCTAAATCGTGAGCGTTTAAGCTTGGTTAACTTTGGTCCCACCGCAGAAATGTTTAATAACATTGTGCGCTGGGCGCAGAAATTGGACACGGCGGATGGCGGCAAATTAATCGATGAGCCCTGGGTACAAATTAATCTAGCCAAGGTGAGGGCGGGCGTCGAGGCCCTGAAGCTGGTTTGTTACAAGCAGGCGTGGGCAATGACCGAGGGCAATTTGGAAATGGCAGATGCTTCTGCAGCCAAAGTGTATGGCTCTGAATTTTTCATAGAAGTGTATCGCCTATTGGGTGAGGTGATTGGGGAGGCCTCCTTGATTAGTCGTAGAACCGACGGTGCAAATCCCATTGCCGCGCGAATTGAGCGGCTATACCGAACCGCATCAATCATTACCTTCGGTGGTGGTACTAACGAAATACAACGCGATATTATTTCTGCGGCGGGTTTATGGATGCCGCGCGCATCACGTTAA
- a CDS encoding acyl-CoA dehydrogenase family protein: MDFGFSEQQRDVQNLARDILNDNVSAESLSQYDDYKAERFDRDLWKKLAQAGLLGVAIDEEYGGMGFGFFELALLLEEAGRTIAPLPLMSHLISAALPIQKFGSDVQKQQWLPGVVSGESLLTAALSEAYNDDPAQPWLTTAKAEGDSLVISGEKTNVPFAHIANRILLAAKTSDGLAVVLLDPKAEGVTLSAQQVTTYEPQFVLTLDNVRVDAADILATGVDGQAAMQWIAECSTVALCAHQLGASDKAMRMTASYTAERKQFGVLISTFQAVGHRAANCFIDVECLRLNTYQAISRLDGGLDATNEVQIAKIWAGDVGHRVSYAAQHLHGGAGIDRDYPLWRYCLWLRHNEIALGSSAKTLAKLGKRIAAGEAFCS; encoded by the coding sequence ATGGATTTCGGATTTTCTGAGCAGCAGCGTGACGTGCAGAATCTAGCGCGAGATATTTTGAATGACAATGTCAGCGCGGAATCATTGAGCCAGTATGACGATTATAAAGCTGAACGTTTTGATCGCGACTTGTGGAAAAAGCTCGCCCAGGCGGGACTGCTGGGCGTCGCAATAGATGAAGAATACGGTGGTATGGGTTTTGGTTTTTTTGAGTTGGCCCTACTGCTAGAAGAAGCGGGTCGCACCATTGCGCCGCTGCCTTTAATGTCACATTTGATTTCAGCGGCACTGCCCATTCAAAAATTCGGCAGTGATGTTCAAAAACAACAATGGTTGCCCGGTGTAGTCAGCGGCGAATCTTTATTAACCGCCGCTTTAAGTGAGGCCTATAACGATGATCCGGCTCAGCCCTGGCTGACGACTGCCAAGGCTGAGGGCGACAGCCTAGTGATCAGCGGTGAGAAAACCAATGTGCCGTTTGCACATATCGCCAACAGAATACTACTTGCAGCAAAAACCAGTGACGGCCTTGCTGTTGTTTTGCTCGACCCGAAAGCAGAGGGCGTGACCCTTAGCGCCCAGCAGGTCACTACTTATGAGCCGCAGTTTGTGCTGACTTTGGATAATGTTCGAGTGGACGCGGCTGATATTTTGGCGACAGGTGTTGATGGCCAAGCGGCGATGCAGTGGATTGCTGAATGCAGCACGGTCGCATTGTGTGCCCATCAGCTTGGCGCCAGCGATAAGGCCATGCGCATGACGGCGTCATATACCGCCGAGCGCAAGCAATTTGGCGTATTAATTTCAACCTTTCAGGCTGTGGGGCATCGCGCTGCTAACTGTTTTATCGACGTTGAATGTTTGCGTTTGAATACCTATCAGGCGATTAGTCGCTTAGATGGTGGTTTGGACGCCACCAACGAAGTGCAGATCGCTAAGATATGGGCTGGTGATGTGGGCCATCGCGTTAGCTACGCGGCGCAGCATTTGCACGGTGGAGCCGGTATTGATCGAGATTACCCGCTTTGGCGCTATTGTCTTTGGTTGCGCCATAACGAAATTGCCTTGGGTAGCTCGGCAAAAACCTTGGCGAAGCTGGGTAAGCGGATTGCGGCTGGTGAGGCATTTTGTAGTTAA
- a CDS encoding alpha/beta fold hydrolase: MEWTRDRIVVSDGIELAYEDIGEPDAPVILLIMGYASQLIVWPESFCHLLAEGGYRVIRFDNRDVGLSSKIDDDRPLNIIGLRLRQQFKLPLNVAYTLDDMTADTVALLDALNISRAHIVGASMGGMIAQLMAANYPERVSSLVSLMSSSSFGGMKPKVLWHILNKAAPDRESQITHSLKTWQLISSPELGDPEQQLRARIEAAYDRAHHPAGKARHMAAIMASGNRQKLLHKIKSPTLVIHGDKDPMLPLKGAKDTARRIPNARLEIIEGMGHDLPEALLDELVSLILGHVQGADAEA, encoded by the coding sequence ATGGAATGGACACGGGACCGTATTGTAGTAAGTGACGGAATTGAATTAGCCTACGAAGATATTGGCGAGCCCGACGCGCCGGTAATTTTGCTTATCATGGGTTACGCCAGTCAGTTAATAGTATGGCCGGAATCGTTTTGTCATTTGCTTGCAGAGGGCGGTTATCGCGTCATTCGTTTCGATAATCGCGACGTTGGTTTGTCCTCTAAAATAGATGACGACAGGCCGCTAAATATTATTGGCTTGCGGCTGCGCCAACAATTCAAGTTGCCATTAAATGTGGCGTATACCTTAGATGATATGACCGCAGATACGGTTGCGCTGCTCGACGCGCTGAATATTTCTAGGGCTCACATTGTGGGCGCATCGATGGGCGGTATGATTGCACAATTGATGGCGGCTAATTATCCCGAACGAGTCAGTTCGCTGGTGTCGCTGATGTCTAGTTCCAGTTTTGGCGGCATGAAGCCCAAAGTGCTTTGGCATATATTGAATAAGGCGGCTCCCGATCGCGAGTCGCAAATTACCCACTCCCTAAAAACGTGGCAATTAATATCTAGCCCAGAACTCGGTGATCCAGAGCAACAGTTGCGGGCGCGAATTGAAGCGGCTTATGACCGTGCTCATCACCCCGCAGGTAAGGCGCGCCATATGGCTGCGATAATGGCCAGCGGTAATCGTCAGAAGTTACTTCATAAGATTAAAAGCCCGACCTTGGTGATACACGGTGACAAAGATCCTATGTTGCCGCTTAAAGGCGCGAAAGATACCGCGCGCCGCATCCCCAATGCCCGCCTCGAAATTATTGAAGGGATGGGCCACGACTTACCCGAAGCGCTGCTAGACGAGTTAGTGAGTTTGATCTTGGGGCATGTGCAAGGCGCCGATGCCGAGGCCTAA
- a CDS encoding CsgG/HfaB family protein — MLTIQSLKYFHHLGRSLAAICAALILSACATESHQVVQSQTVASYGTAYSGSKQVLVVGQFDNRSNYLQGIFSSGSDQLGNQAKTILKTHLQQTNRFTVVDRENMARIAEEAKLSGVKQKLSGARFAVTGDVTEFGRKTTGDQQLFGILGSGKTQTAYAKVSINIVDVTTSEIVYSTQGAGEYALSNREVVGFGGTSGYDATLNGKVLNFAITEAVNNMVRDLEAGVWSAAN, encoded by the coding sequence ATGTTGACTATTCAGAGTTTAAAATATTTTCATCATTTAGGGCGTTCCTTGGCCGCGATTTGCGCAGCATTAATACTGTCTGCCTGCGCGACAGAATCGCATCAGGTAGTGCAATCTCAGACCGTCGCTAGTTATGGCACAGCCTACTCAGGCAGCAAGCAGGTGCTGGTGGTTGGTCAGTTTGATAATCGCTCAAATTATCTGCAGGGTATTTTTAGTTCTGGTTCCGATCAGCTGGGTAATCAGGCAAAGACCATCTTAAAAACCCATCTTCAGCAAACCAATCGCTTTACCGTCGTTGATCGCGAAAATATGGCGCGTATTGCTGAAGAAGCAAAGCTTAGCGGCGTAAAACAAAAACTGAGTGGTGCGCGCTTCGCAGTCACTGGTGATGTTACTGAGTTTGGTAGAAAAACTACTGGTGATCAGCAGTTATTCGGAATATTGGGTTCGGGCAAAACTCAAACGGCCTATGCCAAGGTGTCGATTAATATCGTTGATGTGACTACATCAGAGATTGTTTACTCCACTCAAGGTGCTGGTGAATATGCGCTGAGTAACCGCGAGGTGGTTGGTTTTGGCGGTACCTCAGGCTATGACGCCACACTAAATGGCAAAGTTCTCAATTTCGCCATCACCGAAGCCGTTAATAATATGGTTCGCGATTTAGAGGCTGGAGTTTGGTCGGCTGCTAATTAA